The Grus americana isolate bGruAme1 chromosome 8, bGruAme1.mat, whole genome shotgun sequence genome includes a region encoding these proteins:
- the DDX59 gene encoding probable ATP-dependent RNA helicase DDX59 isoform X1, with translation MFLPRSVKVKRTADDDKDCTAKKKKLSSGESLLEETTEFQDCKLVRTETCASRCDLNEVVQECTEPVAGDLGVLNTTLGKDNQNTDEDSSLEEPIKSFSKSQRWPEPGEPVCVVCGRYGEYICDKTDEDVCSLECKAKHLLQSQEKEKKLKSDQLTKENQADTHLFNTPYFYKDHSFILGLRDDQIENLKLQLGIAVQGQQVPRPIVEFEHCGFPETLNHNLKNSGYEVPTPIQMQMIPVGLLGRDIVASADTGSGKTAAFLLPVIMKVLKETETPSALILAPTRELAIQIERQAKELMAGLPNMRTVLLVGGLPLPPQLHRLKQSVKVIIATPGRLLEILKQSSVQLHGIKIVVVDEVDTMLKMGFQQQVLDILEDISHDHQTILVSATIPVGIEHLANQLLHNFVRITIGEKNLPCSNVRQIILWVEEPSKKKKLFEILNDKKLFKPPVLVFVDCKLGADLLSDAVHKITGLQCTAMHSEKSQVERTDILQGLLQEKYEVIVSTGVLGRGLDLVNVKLVVNFDMPSSMDEYVHQVGRAGRLGHSGTAITFINNNSKKLFWDVVKRVKPTGTILPPQLLNSPYLHDQKRREQQRLKQLQNSLVTGDNIMDIIRKHDKNNSQR, from the exons ATGTTTTTACCAAGATCTGTTAAAGTCAAGAGGACCGCTGATGACGACAAAGATTGTAcagctaagaaaaagaaattgtcttCTGGAGAATCTTTGCTAGAAGAGACCACCGAGTTCCAAGACTGTAAGTTGGTAAGAACAGAAACTTGTGCTTCAAGATGCGATTTGAATGAAGTTGTACAAGAATGCACAGAACCTGTAGCTGGAGATCTTGGTGTTCTGAATACAACTTTGGGAAAGGACAACCAAAATACTGATGAAGATAGCTCTTTGGAAGAACCCATAAAATCCTTCAGCAAATCCCAGCGTTGGCCAGAACCTGGAGAACCTGTATGTGTTGTGTGTGGTCGCTATGGAGAGTACATCTGCGATAAAACAGATGAAGATGTTTGTAGCTTGGAATGTAAAGCCAAACACCTTCTACAAtctcaagaaaaggaaaaaaagctaaaatcGGATCAactcacaaaagaaaatcaagcaGATACTCACCTATTTAACACACCTTATTTCTACAAAGATCATTCCTTTATTTTAGGTTTGCGAGATGATCAGATTGAGAACCTTAAACTGCAGCTAGGTATTGCTGTCCAGGGCCAGCAAGTTCCAAGACCTATTGTAGAGTTTGAGCACTGTGGTTTTCCTGAAACTTTAAACCATAATTTAAAGAATTCTGGCTATGAAGTCCCAACTCCCATCCAAATGCAAATGATCCCTGTTGGACTGTTAGGGAGGGATATTGTGGCTAGCGCAGACACGGGCTCTGGAAAAACAGCAGCCTTTCTACTCCCTGTTATTATGAAGGTTTTGAAAGAG ACAGAAACTCCATCTGCCCTTATTTTGGCACCAACAAGGGAGTTAGCAATTCAGATAGAGAGACAAGCTAAAGAACTGATGGCTGGTTTACCAAACATGAGAACAGTTCTTCTGGTAGGAGGTTTACCACTGCCACCACAGCTTCACCGTCTCAAGCAAAGTGTTAAG GTTATTATAGCAACACCTGGAAGACTACTTgagattttaaagcaaagttCTGTTCAACTGCATGGCATAAAAATTGTAGTGGTGGATGAA GTGGATACCATGTTAAAAATGGGTTTCCAGCAGCAAGTGTTGGACATTTTGGAAGACATCTCTCATGATCATCAAACCATACTGGTGTCAGCCACGATTCCAGTAGGCATTGAACACTTAGCAAATCAGCTTCTGCACAATTTTGTAAGAATAACAATTGGAGAAAAGAATCTGCCGTGTTCCAATGTTCGCCAAATTATTTTGTGGGTAGAAGAAccatctaaaaagaaaaagctgtttgagATACTAAAT GATAAGAAGCTCTTCAAGCCTCCAGTGTTGGTGTTTGTGGACTGTAAGCTAGGAGCAGATCTGTTGAGTGATGCTGTTCATAAGATTACAGGATTGCAATGTACAGCTATGCATTCTGAAAAGTCTCAGGTGGAAAGAACAGACATATTACAG GGATTACTTCAAGAGAAGTATGAAGTTATAGTAAGTACTGGAGTCCTTGGACGAGGGCTTGACCTTGTCAATGTCAAACTGGTAGTAAATTTTGATATGCCCTCAAGTATGGATGAATATGTACATCAG gttGGAAGAGCGGGGAGGTTGGGTCACAGTGGAACTGCAATTACTTTCATCAATAACAACAGCAAGAAGCTCTTTTGGGATGTTGTGAAGAGAGTAAAACCAACAGGCACCATTCTTCCCCCACAGCTGCTGAATTCCCCATATCTTCATGACCAAAAGAGAAGGGAACAACAGAGACTTAAACAATTACAGAATAGTCTTGTAACAGGAGATAATATTATGGACATTATtagaaaacatgacaaaaataattctcagaGGTAA
- the DDX59 gene encoding probable ATP-dependent RNA helicase DDX59 isoform X2, translating to MFLPRSVKVKRTADDDKDCTAKKKKLSSGESLLEETTEFQDCKLVRTETCASRCDLNEVVQECTEPVAGDLGVLNTTLGKDNQNTDEDSSLEEPIKSFSKSQRWPEPGEPVCVVCGRYGEYICDKTDEDVCSLECKAKHLLQSQEKEKKLKSDQLTKENQADTHLFNTPYFYKDHSFILGLRDDQIENLKLQLGIAVQGQQVPRPIVEFEHCGFPETLNHNLKNSGYEVPTPIQMQMIPVGLLGRDIVASADTGSGKTAAFLLPVIMKVLKETETPSALILAPTRELAIQIERQAKELMAGLPNMRTVLLVGGLPLPPQLHRLKQSVKVDTMLKMGFQQQVLDILEDISHDHQTILVSATIPVGIEHLANQLLHNFVRITIGEKNLPCSNVRQIILWVEEPSKKKKLFEILNDKKLFKPPVLVFVDCKLGADLLSDAVHKITGLQCTAMHSEKSQVERTDILQGLLQEKYEVIVSTGVLGRGLDLVNVKLVVNFDMPSSMDEYVHQVGRAGRLGHSGTAITFINNNSKKLFWDVVKRVKPTGTILPPQLLNSPYLHDQKRREQQRLKQLQNSLVTGDNIMDIIRKHDKNNSQR from the exons ATGTTTTTACCAAGATCTGTTAAAGTCAAGAGGACCGCTGATGACGACAAAGATTGTAcagctaagaaaaagaaattgtcttCTGGAGAATCTTTGCTAGAAGAGACCACCGAGTTCCAAGACTGTAAGTTGGTAAGAACAGAAACTTGTGCTTCAAGATGCGATTTGAATGAAGTTGTACAAGAATGCACAGAACCTGTAGCTGGAGATCTTGGTGTTCTGAATACAACTTTGGGAAAGGACAACCAAAATACTGATGAAGATAGCTCTTTGGAAGAACCCATAAAATCCTTCAGCAAATCCCAGCGTTGGCCAGAACCTGGAGAACCTGTATGTGTTGTGTGTGGTCGCTATGGAGAGTACATCTGCGATAAAACAGATGAAGATGTTTGTAGCTTGGAATGTAAAGCCAAACACCTTCTACAAtctcaagaaaaggaaaaaaagctaaaatcGGATCAactcacaaaagaaaatcaagcaGATACTCACCTATTTAACACACCTTATTTCTACAAAGATCATTCCTTTATTTTAGGTTTGCGAGATGATCAGATTGAGAACCTTAAACTGCAGCTAGGTATTGCTGTCCAGGGCCAGCAAGTTCCAAGACCTATTGTAGAGTTTGAGCACTGTGGTTTTCCTGAAACTTTAAACCATAATTTAAAGAATTCTGGCTATGAAGTCCCAACTCCCATCCAAATGCAAATGATCCCTGTTGGACTGTTAGGGAGGGATATTGTGGCTAGCGCAGACACGGGCTCTGGAAAAACAGCAGCCTTTCTACTCCCTGTTATTATGAAGGTTTTGAAAGAG ACAGAAACTCCATCTGCCCTTATTTTGGCACCAACAAGGGAGTTAGCAATTCAGATAGAGAGACAAGCTAAAGAACTGATGGCTGGTTTACCAAACATGAGAACAGTTCTTCTGGTAGGAGGTTTACCACTGCCACCACAGCTTCACCGTCTCAAGCAAAGTGTTAAG GTGGATACCATGTTAAAAATGGGTTTCCAGCAGCAAGTGTTGGACATTTTGGAAGACATCTCTCATGATCATCAAACCATACTGGTGTCAGCCACGATTCCAGTAGGCATTGAACACTTAGCAAATCAGCTTCTGCACAATTTTGTAAGAATAACAATTGGAGAAAAGAATCTGCCGTGTTCCAATGTTCGCCAAATTATTTTGTGGGTAGAAGAAccatctaaaaagaaaaagctgtttgagATACTAAAT GATAAGAAGCTCTTCAAGCCTCCAGTGTTGGTGTTTGTGGACTGTAAGCTAGGAGCAGATCTGTTGAGTGATGCTGTTCATAAGATTACAGGATTGCAATGTACAGCTATGCATTCTGAAAAGTCTCAGGTGGAAAGAACAGACATATTACAG GGATTACTTCAAGAGAAGTATGAAGTTATAGTAAGTACTGGAGTCCTTGGACGAGGGCTTGACCTTGTCAATGTCAAACTGGTAGTAAATTTTGATATGCCCTCAAGTATGGATGAATATGTACATCAG gttGGAAGAGCGGGGAGGTTGGGTCACAGTGGAACTGCAATTACTTTCATCAATAACAACAGCAAGAAGCTCTTTTGGGATGTTGTGAAGAGAGTAAAACCAACAGGCACCATTCTTCCCCCACAGCTGCTGAATTCCCCATATCTTCATGACCAAAAGAGAAGGGAACAACAGAGACTTAAACAATTACAGAATAGTCTTGTAACAGGAGATAATATTATGGACATTATtagaaaacatgacaaaaataattctcagaGGTAA